One part of the Thiothrix nivea DSM 5205 genome encodes these proteins:
- a CDS encoding quinoprotein relay system zinc metallohydrolase 1: MRKAILCLLLMVCSAAHADSFQYPLEPQAVAPDTYVLEGKTEDFSRTNGGFIVNTGYIVTDNGVVVIDSGPSKRFGEQQRALIEETTGKKVIRLYLTHHHPDHFLGNQAYENVPRYALPASKQGMQAEGENFTSNLYRMTGDWMRGTSVVLPDKEAKAGTETIGGHELETIALSGHTPGDLALFDHTTGVLFSGDLVFNNRAATTPHADIDAWLKSLEKLQSLPFKVIVPGHGKVAQDKVPIEQTRDYLQWLMTTLKEGAANGLDMNEVMQTPMPERFKSVALAHSELQRSVSHLFPTLETDSLKPAKQAE; encoded by the coding sequence ATGAGGAAAGCTATCCTTTGCCTGCTGCTCATGGTGTGTAGTGCCGCCCATGCCGACAGCTTCCAGTACCCGTTGGAACCACAGGCAGTTGCGCCAGATACCTATGTGCTGGAAGGCAAAACCGAAGATTTTTCGCGCACAAATGGCGGTTTCATCGTCAACACCGGCTACATCGTGACGGATAACGGCGTGGTGGTGATCGATAGTGGCCCTTCCAAACGCTTTGGCGAACAGCAACGTGCCCTGATTGAGGAAACGACCGGCAAGAAAGTTATCCGCCTCTACCTGACCCACCATCACCCGGATCATTTCCTCGGCAATCAGGCGTATGAAAATGTTCCCCGCTACGCCTTGCCCGCCAGCAAGCAGGGGATGCAGGCGGAAGGGGAAAACTTCACGTCCAACCTGTACCGTATGACCGGAGACTGGATGCGCGGCACCAGCGTCGTCCTGCCCGACAAGGAGGCGAAGGCTGGTACAGAAACCATCGGTGGCCATGAGCTGGAAACAATTGCGCTCAGTGGTCATACCCCCGGCGATCTGGCGTTGTTCGACCACACCACGGGCGTGCTGTTCAGTGGTGATTTGGTGTTCAACAACCGCGCTGCCACTACCCCGCACGCCGATATTGATGCCTGGCTCAAATCGCTGGAAAAGCTGCAATCTTTACCTTTCAAAGTCATCGTGCCGGGACATGGCAAGGTGGCTCAGGACAAAGTTCCGATTGAACAGACCCGCGACTACCTACAATGGCTGATGACTACCCTCAAGGAAGGTGCGGCCAATGGCCTCGATATGAACGAAGTCATGCAAACACCTATGCCAGAGCGTTTCAAAAGCGTCGCTTTGGCGCACAGCGAATTACAGCGTTCGGTGAGCCACCTATTCCCGACGCTGGAAACAGACAGTCTGAAACCGGCGAAACAGGCGGAATGA
- a CDS encoding rhodanese-like domain-containing protein, giving the protein MKRSLLPAFLCLGLSACQPASDAPICERTPDMPPGLKMEHYRGPTPACVPNAAMLDVPGLQALQRKEKPILIDVWAILLRRETGFPSVWLPNEEHDSLPGAVWLPNVGYGKLEPDIETYLQHNLQHLTGGDKSKPLVFFCVADCWMSWNTAQRVREYGYTKVYWYKDGTDGWAEAGLPLSKANPVPLE; this is encoded by the coding sequence ATGAAGCGGAGCCTCCTCCCCGCATTCCTATGCCTCGGCTTGTCCGCCTGTCAACCGGCTTCAGACGCCCCCATCTGCGAACGCACCCCCGACATGCCACCGGGGCTAAAAATGGAGCATTACCGGGGGCCGACCCCGGCTTGCGTTCCCAACGCGGCCATGCTGGATGTGCCAGGTTTGCAGGCATTGCAGCGCAAGGAAAAACCCATCCTGATTGATGTATGGGCGATTTTGCTGCGCCGGGAAACAGGCTTCCCCAGCGTATGGCTCCCCAACGAGGAACACGACAGCCTGCCGGGCGCGGTGTGGCTGCCCAATGTCGGTTACGGCAAGCTAGAGCCGGACATCGAAACCTACCTGCAACACAACCTGCAACACCTGACTGGTGGCGACAAAAGTAAACCCCTGGTGTTTTTCTGCGTGGCCGATTGCTGGATGTCGTGGAACACGGCGCAGCGGGTGCGCGAATACGGCTACACCAAGGTGTACTGGTACAAGGATGGTACGGATGGGTGGGCGGAAGCGGGGTTGCCATTAAGCAAGGCAAACCCGGTTCCACTGGAATAG